Genomic segment of Candidatus Flexicrinis affinis:
CGAGACCGGCTTGAAGGTAACGTTCAATTCTCCAGAAACCGTCGCCGCGGTCGAGTGGCTGAACGAGACGTATACGAGCGAGAAGTACAAGCCGATGCTGCCACCCGGCGTCGAGAGCTGGACGGACGTCAGCAACAACGAGCAGTATCTGGCTGGTACGGTAGCCATGACGTTGAACCAGCCCAGCGTATACGCTGCGGCCAAGGCGAACAATAACCCGATCTTCGAGCATACGGCCGTGCTCCATGCCCCGAAATGGCTCGATGGATCCCTGCCAGAAGCAGGCGGCAGTGGGTGGATCACGATCTTCAAAGGCGCGCCGAACATCGAACTTGCCAAGGAACTGGTCCTGGACTTGCTTGCGCCGGCCAACTACACGCCGATGGTTCAGAATGGCGGCGGGCTGTTCTTGCCTGCCTATCGCGATCTGTGGACCGAGGACGTGATGGGCGCGGATCCGAACTTCGAGGTCTTCCGCGAAATCCTGTTGAATCCTGAGGTCTTCTACGGCATGTCGCACCCGGCGCCGCCTAACGCGCTGGTCGACCAGATCAATGCAGCCTCGATCACGAGCCAGATGATGGCGAACGTGACCACCGGCGCCATGACCGCCGAAGAGGCCGTCGCGGACGCGCACAACAAGATCGTTCAGATCTTCGAAGAAGGCGGAGCGATGCAGTAGTCCCACAACGGCAGGGCGCGAATAGTCCGCGCCCTGCCGATCTGACTCACTCAAGAATACTCATTGAGACATTGCGAGGACATGATGAGCGGTCCGGCAAACACGCGTACGCGTATTCAGGTGGCAAACGCGCCGCCGGGGCTGAAGTTGAGCCGTTGGGAACGCTTTCTCGGTCGAGACTGGCGGGTAGCGTATCCATTCATACTGCCCGTGGTCATCTTGATGCTCCTGCTCATCTTCTGGCCGTTCGTGAACGCGATCCTGCTCAGCATGACCACGCGATCGGTCGTCACCCGATCCGATGTGTACGTTGGCCTCGCAAACTACGAACGACTGCTGCAGGACAGCGACTTCATCAGCGCCGTCGGGAACACGTTCCTGTTCACGTTTGCGTCGCTGGCAGTGAAATTCGTGGTCGGCATCAGCATCGCGCTGATCCTCAACAGCAAGCTGCCGTTTCGCAGCATCCTGAGCGGGTTGATGCTGCTGCCGTGGATTGTGCCGGAAGTTGTGACTGCGCTTGCGTTCCGCAGCATCTACGATCCGATCTTTGGCGGCCTGAACCCGATCTTGCGAACGCTGGGTGTCATTGACCGGCAAGTGGCTTGGTTGGCGGAACCCGGATTAGCGCTCCCAAGCGTGATCGCCGTAAACGTCTGGAAGGGCATACCGTTCTACACCATTCTCCTGCTCGCTGGTCTCAAGGCAATCGATCGTGAGCAATACGAAGCGGCCGCTGTAGACGGCGCCACAAGCATTAAGCGCTTCCGTTACATCACGCTGCCGGGCCTCCGCTATGTTATTGTTGTCACGCTACTCCTTTCGTTTATTTCGACATTCAACAGCTTTGGCCTAATCTACCTGATGACAGGGGGAGGGCCGGGCGGGGCAACGCGCGTCTACAGCATCCTCGCCTATGAAAAGGCCATTATCGGCCTGCGCTTCGGGCCGGGTGCCGCGACCGCCTTTAGCATGGCCCCACTCATAGCCGTGGTGATCTTCCTGCTTGCGCGTTTCATGCGACCCGAGCAGCAAGTTGAAAGTACAGAGAAAGTCTCGCGCAGCAGCGTGCTATATGCGTTTTCCGCCCGCCTACTCGGTTGGGCCATCGACCTCGTACTTCTCCCCCTAGAGCTGATCTCCGGCGTCGTGGGGCGGATCGGTACCATACTCTTTCCCCCGAAGGCACAAGGGATTCCGCGCCTCACCCGAAGTCAGCGTGAAGGAATCGGGCTGACCGGACGCCTGTTGATGCTCTCGGTGTTCCTGATCTTCGTGATGTTTCCGTTCTTCTGGATCATCATTACATCGTTCAAAACGGACTTGCAGATTCAGCGATTCGAGTCGATCTACTGGCCCAACCCGTGGACGTTCGAGCAGTATCGCTCGCTGCTCTTCGATACGCCGTTCGTCCGATGGTTCGGCAACACGGTCCTCGTCGCGACGACCAGCACGGCGATCTCGGTGGTACTTGCCGCGCTGGCCGCATATGCGCTGGCGAGGCTAAAGTTCCGCGGTGGCGGGTTGCTGACCACGCTTCTGCTGGTTACGTACCTGCTGCCGGGTGCGCTCATCTTCATTCCGCTGTATCGCATCCTGACCGAACTTGGCTTGATCAACACTTACGGCGCGTTGATACTCACGTATCCGACATTCTTGATGCCATTTGCCACATGGGTCATGATGGGATACTTCCGGTCGATTCCGGTTGAACTCGAAGAGGCGGCCCTTATCGATGGAGCGAACCGGCTAACCGCGTTCTGGAAGATCACGCTTCCGCTCGCGATGCCCGCCTTGCTCTCGGTGACGTTGTTCGCGTTCACAAACGCTTGGAACGAGTTCCTGTTCGCATTTGTGTTCATCACCAGTGAATCGCTCAAGACTCTGCCCGTCGGGCTGCAGCTTCTCGTGTTTGGCGACATCTATCCGTGGGGGCAACTGATGGCGGCCTCGCTGATGATGGCGATTCCCGTCGTTGCGATCTATATATTCGCGCAGCGTTTTCTCGTAGAGGGTCTGACGGCTGGCAGCCTGAAAGGTTAGTGGGCGATCATGAAGATCACGGATGTGCAGGCGTGCGTCATTGGCGAGCAGGTGCCGCACAGCGGAGGCAGCGTGTGGACGTTCGTCCGCATCTATACCGACGAGGGCATTGTCGGCACCGGAGAGTGCAACTCCGGCGGGCCGGGCGCATCTGGATTCGCGACCAAAGCGGCGATTATGGCGATGCGGGAGCGCATCATAGGTGAGGATCCGTTCAACGTCAACCTGATCTATGAGAAGCTGCGGCGCGGCGGCCGTTACGGCGGATCGTCGAACGCGCCGATCATCTTCGCGCTGACTGGAATCGACAACGCGCTGTATGACATCTGCGGCAAGGCGCTCGGCGTGCCGATCTACAAGCTGCTCGGCGGCAAGTTCCGCGACAAGATTCGGTTGTATGCCGACTGTCACGCAGGCGAGGAAGAGAGCGTGCAGGCGTACGCCGAGAAGGCGATCGAGCGTGTCGAACAAGGTTTCAGCGCCGTGAAGTTTGACGTGGACAGCACGGGCGTGGGCAAGCTGGACCCTTACAACTGGACCGTTGGCGCCAAAGAGATGACGCACATCATCGGCTTGATCGAGGGCTTACGCGATGCGCTCGGGTACGAGGTCGACCTCGCCATCGACTGCCACGGGCAGTTCGACCTGCCTTCGGCGATTACGCTGGCGAAAGCGGTCGAGCCCCTGCGTCTGATGTGGCTGGAGGAGCCCGTGCCGGCTGAAAACGTTGCGGCGCTGGCGCAGGTCAAAGCTTCGAGCAGTACCGTAATCTGCAGCGGCGAGAATCAATATACGAGATTCGAGTTCCTCGAACTCTTCAACGCGAAGGCGGTTGACGTCATCATGCCCGACCTCGCGAAGGCCGGCGGTATCGCGGAAGCCAAACGCATCGCGGATCTTGCCGACGCGAACTACATTCCGATCGCCCCGCACAACGTCTCGACGCCGCACGGCATGATGGCAGCTGCGCATGTGATGGCGTCCGTGCCGAACTTCCTGGTGCTTGAACTGCATGCGCTCGAAATACCGTGGTGGAACGACCTGTGTGATGGTGACAAGCCGTTCGTACAAGACGGCTTCATGACCGTTTCGGAGCGCCCCGGAATCGGCGTAGAATTGAACGATTCTGTCGCCAGGCGCTTGCTCTGGAACGGCGACACGTATTTCGACTGAGTCCGTGACGACGCAACTCCATTCGACTGCACGCATCAAGGAAAGAGACGATGACTGAACACGCGCAAGATGCCGCTCAACTGCAAGCCCGCTGGGACAGAATCCGCGTTGCAAACCTGTACGACACGCTCGACCGCATGGGCTATCCCGACCAATGCCTCGATCTCGGTATTCGGCCGCTGTCCATGCATCAGCATCTCGCCGGTCAGGTCGTGACCGTCAAAGGGTCCGCGTACCCGGTCACCAAGGGTGAGGAGTGGACGGGCGGTGGCGGTGTCAACTACTTCGAGAAGCTGCGCACACTGATGTATCCCGGGTGCGCGGTCGTCGTGGAATGCGGTGGCGAACTGCATGCCGGGAAGTTCGGCGAGATGACGAGCTGGGCGCTCCAACAGGGCGGAGCGCGCGGAATCGTCCTCGACTCGCTGATTCGCGATTACCTCGGGCTTGAGGTGATTCCCAACTTCACTGTGTGTTCGCGGGGTACGTCGCCGATCGAATCGTCGCAGCGCTGGCGAATCGACGACGTAAACGTCACGATCGGCATGCCGGGGACGTTGACCAGTCGTGTACGGGTGAGGCCGGGCGACTGGATCGTCGGCGAGGCGGACGGCGTCATCGTCGTCCCGCAAGAAATCGCGATGGAAGCGCTGGTGAAGGTTGAGGAGGTCGAGGCCAAGGAAGAAGGCATGCGGCAGGACTTCGCGCTCGGCATGTCGTTCGACGAGGCGTATGCCAAGTGGGGGCGCGCGTAGAGTCGCAAAACAACGCTCGCGGTGTCATCGGCGTGCTGCGAGCTGGACAGCGTTAGTTCGATTTCAGGCGGGAACGTGTAGAATCATGTTCCCGCTTGTTCGTCCAAGCGTGTGATCGTGATGACACGCGCGGGCGCGAACAGCGAACAAACGCACGTCGGCTACGCTAGTCAGGACGATACCATGGCGCACAGCCCGAATCTCCTCACCGAAGATCTCGACCACAGCGGCACGGTACGCACATGGCTGGCATGCGGGCCGATTGTGACACCGCTGCAGAATCTGGATCAAGTCGTCAACCCGGCCGGCAATGCATTCGGCGCCGGGAGGCGGTGGGCGCTGTCGTACTGGGCGTTCCACCCGGAGGTCCTCGCGCTGAAGTCGCGCGTGTATAGACTGATGCCCGCTCCCGACCTGCCTGTGCGTCCGGAGCTTGGGCAGACCGGGCCGGGTGGCGTGCCGTGGCGATCTGCCGCCGTTGCCGAGGATCAAGCTGTCGACTTCAGCGTCTTCAACTACCGGCCTAGCCACATGGAAGGTTGGCTCCACACGACGCTGACCGCCAAGAAGGCGCTGACTCTGTCTGCCGAGCTGGTCACCATCGGCCCGGCACAGGTCTGGGTAGACAGCGAACTGGTCGCGCAGTCGATGGCGTTCAGCTATGTCGAGCCCATCGTCTTCCCGTTCATGCTGGATGTCGGGTCGGGCACGCACACGCTGACGATACACGGCAGCATGGTCGGGTGGCGCGAGGCCCGCCTCGCGCTCGGGCTTCGGTTTCGCGGTCAGCCCGCGGTGACGACCGGTATTCCGATCGCTGGACACGACGCCGCAACGTGGCGACAAGCGGCACACGACCTCGATTGCGTGTACGCAGACCGGTTCGTCGTCACCGAACTGCCGGGACAGCTTACTCTGAGTGCAAACGCGCCGCATCCTGTGCCGGTGATCATTACGACAAGTCCGTCACGACCGCAGTTCAACCTTCCAGAGGTGGTGTCGCCTGACCTGCCCGAACACCGCACGACGGCGACGCTCTCTGTCGGCGGAACGGTCGACCTTCCGCTGACGCCGGAGCAGGTCGCGGCGTTGATGCGCTTGCGCGAAGCCCACAACGTGCAGGTTAGGGTTGGGACAACGGGTGATGCTCCCGTGTCCGTTACCCGACCGATCTGGGTGAGTTCGTTTCCCTATCACGATATTCCGCACGGCACGTACGACACGCGCCGCCACACCGCGCTGGAGCATCTCGCGCAGATTCGCTACGACGTGCTGGGAAGCCTCGCGGCAGTGACGCTTGGGCATACGCGGTTGATCGACGCCGATGCAGTCACTCTCGCGTGTCACTACCTCAATCAGCGGTACGACTGTGCCGATTTCTTCGCGTTGAGCCTGCTGGCTGCGCTCTACCATCATCGAGCCGAGCCAATCCTGCGTGACGACGACTACACGGCGATCGAGCGGGCCTTTCTCGGGTTCAAGTATTGGATCGACGAACCCGGTTTGGACGGCATGTGCTACATCACGGAGAACCACCAGATACTGTTCCATGTGACAGCTTACCTTGCGGGTCAATTCTGGCCGGACCGCATATTCGCCAACAGTGGATACACGGGGCGGCAGCAGATGGCCCGTTCGCGTCCGCGGATCGAGACGTGGATCCTGCGACGTTTGCGCGGCGGGTTTTCGGAGTGGGACTCGAATACGTATTTGACGATGGACACCTTCGCGATGCTGTCACTGGTGGAACTTGCCAACAGCGCGCGCCTGCGAGAAATGGCCGCAGCGCTGCTGCACAAGATCTTCTTCATGCTGGCGTCGCAGTCGTTCCGCGGGGCACACGGAAGCTCACACGGACGATGCTACGTGGATGGCCTGAAGACGGCCCGCGCGGATGCGACCTCCGGCATGCAGCAGATTGCCTGGGGGATGGGCAATTTCAACGGCGAGACTCACGCGACGTCGATGCTGGCCCTCGCCCAGCGGTATCGCGTGCCTGAGGTGTTACAGCGGATTGGTGCAGATGTGTCTGGCGAGCTCGTAACACGTGCGCGATCGAACGGGAGATTCCGTCCCCAGTTCGACATTCATCGTGGGGAGTGGGATATCCGCACGATCACGCGCAGGACGCCGACGTCGATGCTCGCCGCCGCAGTCGATTACCGGCCCGGTCAGCGCGGGATCCAAGAGCACTTGTGGCAAGCGACACTTGGTCCTGAAGCCGTAGTCTTCACGACGTATCCCGGCAACAACCAAGAGCATGGCAACGCGCGCCCGAACTACTGGGCGGGTTCCGCGCGTCTCCCGCGTGTCGGGATGCACGGCCGCACCGTGATCTGCCTGTATTCGCTGGATGCTGCCGTCGGCTTGGGGTTCAGTCACGCGTACTTCCCATGTGCCGAGTTCGACGAACACGTCATCCGCGGAGCGTGGGCGTTTGCGCGGCTCGGCGACGCATACCTCGCTCTGTGGGGAGATGGCCCGCTGGCGCTGTTGGACCGCGGACCGTACGCCGGCCAAGAACTGCGCAGCGAGAACGGTGGACATGCGTGGATATGCACGGTGGGCAGTGCCGCGGACGACGGGGACTGGCACACGTTTATCGCCAAGGTAGAGCAAAACGTGCCAATAGGGCAGGGGACGCGTGTCGAGTATCGTACGCCGGACGGCGAGTCACTGGTGTTCGGCTGGGAAGGGCATCTGAAAGTCGACGGGCGCGCCGTGGACTGGGCCGCGTTTCCGCACTACGAGAACAAGTACACGAGCGTCGACCTCGGCGCCGAGCGCATGGACATCTCGTACGATGGTGATGTACTGTCGCTTGACTTGGCCCGCGGCGGTGTACGCGCCGAAGCCCCGGGTACTGGCTAGCGCCATCGAGGTCGCAGATGCTCCTGCGCTACCCCAGAAATTGGACGAACTGCACCGTTCGAATGGTCCGTTTGTAACATCCCGTACGCGCAGACAGGACTACAATGGAATCTGGATCGTTGCGCCGGACCGCAGCATCCTCTGGTTTTGCGAACAGGGTATATAGACATGGTCAATCACAGCATTGTTGCCCAAGACCTGACTTACGCGTACGGTGACCTGACGGCCGTAAACCACATCAATTTCGAGGTGGGGGAGGGGGAGATCTTCGCATACCTCGGCCCCAACGGTGCGGGAAAGTCGACCACCATCAAGATGCTGACGGGCCAGATCCGGCCCAAAGCAGGCAAGGCCACACTTCTTGGCATGGACATCGCTAAAGAGCCGAACAAGGTGCAGCAGCACATCGGCGTGTCGTTCGAGACGACCAACCTGTATCCGCAGATGAGCGCGATCGAGAACCTCGCCTTGTTTGCGCGCCTTTACGGCGTCAACGCCGATGTGAACGACCTGTTGGATCGGGTCGGACTCGGTACGCGCGGCAAAGAGAGAGTCGAAGGGTTTTCGAAGGGCATGAAGCAGCGCCTGATGGTGGCACGGGCGATGGTAAACAAGCCGCGCATTCTGTTCCTCGACGAGCCGACCGAAGGCCTCGATCCGGTATCGTCGGAGGCGATCCGCGACCTGATCCGCGAAGCGCGTGCTAATGGCGCGACCGTGTTCTTGACCACCCATGATATGCACGAGGCCGACATACTCAGCGATCGGGTTGCCTTCATCAATCAGGGTGAGATCGTGGCCCTCGACACGCCGCACAAGTTGAAACAGAAGTACGGCAAGCGCCTGCTGAAGGTAGAGGTAGAGACTGCCGACGGCGGCATAGACGTGCGTGAAGTCACGCTCGACAGCGCCGAGACCGGCATTGCACTCAAGCAGTTGTTCGAAAGCGAAAAGGTCGTGACCGTCCACAGCGAGGAAGCGACACTCGAAGACATCTTCATCCAGATCACTGGACGGAGGCTCGCGGGATGAACGCTCGCATTCTGGGCACCCTGATGATGAAGGATCTGAAGCTATACTTTCGCAATCGATTCTTCGCCTTTATCACGATCGCGGGCGTGATCCTCTACATCGCGGCCTTTCATCTGCTGCCTTCAACAGTTGACGAGTCGCTTACGCTGGCCGTGTACGCCCCTTCGATCCCCGACACGGTGCTTGAGGTGTTGACCGGCAACGACATTACGATCGTGCCGATGGAATCGGACGCCGCGCTGCAAGAAGCGGTCGTCAACAACGAATACGTGGCCGGCGTTGCGCTGCCCGAGGATGTCGTCGGCAGCATTCTCTTGGGCCGGCCGTCCACATTGACCGTCTATTTCGCATCAGACGCGCCGCGTGAAATCGTCAACGCGATGCGCACCGTTCTGCGTCTCGCGTTCAACGAACTCAGCTACACCGTAGCCGGCGACCCGCTGCAGTTGGAATTCGTCGAGCAGATCGTCGGACCGGACCGGACCGGCGATCAACTCGCGATTCGCAATCGTTTGCTGCCGCTGATGGCGATCTGGCTGCTGGTCATGGAGACGATGGGACTGGGTAGCCTGATTTCGGACGAGGTCGAGCACGGGACGTTTCAAGCCGTGCTGGTCACGCCGGTCACGCTGGTCGGGATGTTCTCGAGCAAAGCGATCTTCGGCGTGGTTCTGGCGTTCGTGCAGGCCGCGCTGTTGATGGGATTGACCGGCAGTTTGGGCTGGGAACCGCTGCTGATCCTGACGACACTGCTGTTGGGGAGCCTTGTCGTGACCGGTCTCGGTTTTCTGATCGCGTCGGTGAGCCGCAGCATGATGAGCGTTATGGCATGGGGCATCCTCGCCGTCATCATCATGGTGATTCCGTCCTACGGCGTCGTGTTCCCGGGGACGGTTACGGGCTGGGTGCAGATCATCCCGTCCTATTACATGTTCGATACCATCCATCAGGTCGTCAATTTCGGCGCCTCGTGGGGTGCCGTGGCGAGCAACTTGGCCGTGCTGTTGGTCATGGGGATTGCCCTAATGGCCGCGGGTGTGGCCGTTATGGGCAGGAGGATACGATGAGCTTTCGTCGTGTAGGCGTGTTGTTTATGAAGGACCTTCGGTACGGGTCGAAGAACTTCATCTTCGTGTTTGCCGTCGTGATGCCGCTGGTCGTGTCGCTCGTGGTCGGCCTGTTGTTCGGCACGCTGTTCTCCGAGAAGCCTAAGCTGGGAATCGTCGACATGGGCGATTCCGAGTTGGCCGCATTGCTTGCTGCCGCAGACTTCCTCGCGGTTCAATCGTACGACTCGGAGGCCGATCTGACAGCTGCGCTCGAGACTGGCGGCGCTGAGGTCGGGCTGGTGCTGGCAGATGGTTTCGATGCGGCCCTGCGCTCAGGCGAACGCACCGAGATCACGTTCTTCGTCTGGGGCCAGAGTCTCGTGCGCAACCGCGCGATCATCAGCGCGGCCGTCGCCGACAGCGCGCTGGAGATCAGCGGGCGCGAGACGCCGATTACGGTCGACATCGTACTCGTGGGCGACCGGGCCGAAGTCTCTTGGCAGCAGCGACTGCTCCCGCTGCTGGTGCTCATGGCGGTCGTATTCGGCGGCATGATGGTTCCGGCGACATCGATGATCGAAGAGCGTCTGAAGCGCACGCTTTCGGCGGTCACAACGACTCCAATGTCGATGGCTGAGGTGTTCGCCGCCAAGGGGTTGATGGGTGTTGCGCTGTCAATCTTCTCCGGATTTGCGATCCTCACGCTAAACGGTGGGTGGGGCCCGCAGCCGATTCTACTCGTGCTTTTGCTGACGATCAGCGGCATGTTTGCGGCGGCCTTCGGGATCTTCGTCGGCTCGCGCGTCAAGGACATCCAAACGCTTTTCGCTCTGATGAAGAGCACTGGCATTCTTATTTACGCGCCGGCAATCGTCGCGCTGTTCCCGGAAGCTATTCCGCAGTGGATCGCGCGGCTGTTCCCGACATACTACATCATGCAGCCTGTGCTGGACATCAGTCAGGGTGGGGCAGGCTTGGGCGACATCGCGCTCGATTTGCTCGTCTTGTGCGCGATGACCGCAGCGGCGATCTTCGCGCTTGGGCGCACCGCCGAACGGCTGCAAGTTCGCGCAGCCTAAAACGCCGCGGCCTGAAGCCGGACGCTATCAAAATACACGGGCCACGGCTGCATCTCCGTGGCCCGCTTGAGGTGCTTGTCTACGCCTGACCGCTGATCAGGCGCGCGATCGTCTCCAGCGGCGCTTTCGGCTGGCGATCGTACGTCAGCAGGCCGTTGATCTCCTGCTCGACGTCGGTGAGCTGTGTGTAGCAGAAACCCTGCAGCACGGGCGACTTGTAGACCGCAGTCATGATTGCCGCCAACCGGTCGATGAAGTCGGCTTCGTCGCCGGCTGTCGAATAGCCCCAGCCTTCTTGCGCGGACTTCTTGTACGCGACGCCGCCAAACTCCGTCAACAAGATCGGCTGACCGGCATGCTCGACCCCACGTACGTAGAGATCGCGTTTAGCTGGCCGTGCGGCGAGCGTACTGGCGAGGGTCGCGTAACGTTCGGTCAATACCTCGCCACTGCTTTCGTAGTCATGGATCGTCAGCAGATCCGTCGTCGCGTGTTCCCAACCATCGTTCGACACCACGAGCCGCGTCCGGTCGAGCGAGCGTGTGAGGTGATACATCCCGTTCAGGTGGCTGATCTGCTTCGGGTCGCCGTTGAGGTCCGGTACTCCCCAGCTTTCGTTAACCGGCACCCACGCCACGATGCACGGGTGGTTGTAGTCGCGATCGACGGCTTCTTGCCACTCTGACGTGATGCGCTTGACGTACTCATCGGAGTAGGCGTAGGCATTAGCCATTTCGCCCCACACCAGCAAGCCCATCCGGTCGGCCCAGTACAGATAGCGTGGGTCCTCGACTTTCTGATGCTTGCGCGCGCCGTTGAAGCCAAGCCGCTGTGTGAGTTCAATATCCTTCTTGAAGTCGTCGTCGGCTGGGAACGTCAGAATTCCTTCGGGGTGGTAGCCCTGATCGAGCACCAGCTTCATCGTGTACGGATGGTTGTTGAGCCGTACTTGACCGCGCTCGATGCTGATCTTGCGCATGCCGAAGTAGGATGTGAACGTGTCGACGACACTGCCGCCGGCTTTGACTGTCACCGCCAAATCGTACAGGTTTGGATGTTCCGGCGACCAGACGGCCATATCGCGGCCAAACTTCACGACCTGAGACACCGATCGCATCACCGATTCCGGCTGGATGGTCCCACTGACAACCGGCGCTCCGCGATACGTCACGGACGCCTCGACCTCGATCTCGGTCGGGACTGCGCCTCCGAGGACGTACTCGAACGTCGCTGAGCGCGCATCGACGTCCGGCGTGATTTTGAGCGACTTGACATACGTCGGGCCGACCGGCTCAAGCCACACCGGCTGCCAGATTCCCGTCGTGCGCGTGTAGAAGATCGCCGCCGAGTCGCGCATCCAATACTGTTTGCCGCGCGGCTGATATACGTCGGTCGATACGTCTTCGACGCGCAGCACCAACGAGTTGCCCGTGGGCTTTAGCAGGTCGGTGACATCCACCGAAAACGGCGTGTGCCCACCCTCGTGGAAGACGGCAAACGTGCCGTTGACCCACACCCATGCGCGGTAGTCGACCGCGCCGAAGTGCAGTAGGACGCGCTTGCCTGCCCAAGAGTTCGGCACCTCGAAGGCGCGCTGATACCAGACGACATCGTGGAAGTCATTGGTGCCGATGCCGCTGAGCGGAGACTGAAACGTAAACGGAACAAGGATCTGCTGATCGAACGCCGCACCGGTGTACCACTTATCGGCGAGGCCGCGGTTGTCGTCATCGAAGGCGAAATGCCACGTGCCGTTAAGGCAGAGCCACTGATTGCGCACGAGCTGTGGGCGAGGATACTCGGAACGGGGAATGTCCATCTAAACGCCTCTTTCGCAATTTCTTGCTCAACAACGGACCTGCATACGATTTCATCGATGATGATAGCGCGTGCTGCAAAGACTGCCACACCAGTTTGATTGACGCTTGGCGGCAGTCAGTGGGTGATGATGTGGACCCGCAAGTTCTCCTGACGGTACTCGCCCGGTGTGACCTGCATTGCGCTGCGGAAGATTCGCCGGAAGTAGTCGGGATTGCGAAAGCCGCATCGCCCGGCGATTTGACTGATGGTCAATTCGCTGTTGAGCAGATACTCGCATGCCTTCTGTATCCGCCTGCGGTGGATGGCTTCGGTCAGCGTGCAGTGATACGTCTCGCGGAAGATGCGGCCGAGATAGTCGAGGTTGTAGCCGAGCGCTTCGGCGACCTTGCCGGCGGTGATACCACGGTCGAAGTTCATTCGAATGTAGTTGTGCGCCCATGTTGCCACGGCGTTGGTTGTGGCGGTCTCGGCGGTTTCGAGCGCCTGTTGACCGACTTCAAACAGCATCAGAAGCATCAGCATGTTGGCGGACGACGGCCGCAGAATTCCGGTTTCCTGCTCTGTCAGGAAGAACCGAAAGAGGCGCTCAAGCGCGTCAGGGCGGGGCATGTGCGAGTGCTGCGGAACGTCAACCGCAGAGCGGCGATCGACCTCGCGACGGGCGCGCTCCGGGCGGCCCTCCGGCACGTCGAAGTGGATCCAGTAGAAGCGCAGATCGGGCGGCATCGGTTTGGTGCTGCCGTGTGTTCGGCCCGGCCACAAGTGAAGTGTGCTTCCCGCCACGAGA
This window contains:
- a CDS encoding helix-turn-helix transcriptional regulator — its product is MSPHTLHVWMESPIKVQNAGLFISRGDAMHPTRTIDSHELILVVQGELDMWEGDQVFHLVAGSTLHLWPGRTHGSTKPMPPDLRFYWIHFDVPEGRPERARREVDRRSAVDVPQHSHMPRPDALERLFRFFLTEQETGILRPSSANMLMLLMLFEVGQQALETAETATTNAVATWAHNYIRMNFDRGITAGKVAEALGYNLDYLGRIFRETYHCTLTEAIHRRRIQKACEYLLNSELTISQIAGRCGFRNPDYFRRIFRSAMQVTPGEYRQENLRVHIITH
- a CDS encoding glycoside hydrolase family 2, encoding MDIPRSEYPRPQLVRNQWLCLNGTWHFAFDDDNRGLADKWYTGAAFDQQILVPFTFQSPLSGIGTNDFHDVVWYQRAFEVPNSWAGKRVLLHFGAVDYRAWVWVNGTFAVFHEGGHTPFSVDVTDLLKPTGNSLVLRVEDVSTDVYQPRGKQYWMRDSAAIFYTRTTGIWQPVWLEPVGPTYVKSLKITPDVDARSATFEYVLGGAVPTEIEVEASVTYRGAPVVSGTIQPESVMRSVSQVVKFGRDMAVWSPEHPNLYDLAVTVKAGGSVVDTFTSYFGMRKISIERGQVRLNNHPYTMKLVLDQGYHPEGILTFPADDDFKKDIELTQRLGFNGARKHQKVEDPRYLYWADRMGLLVWGEMANAYAYSDEYVKRITSEWQEAVDRDYNHPCIVAWVPVNESWGVPDLNGDPKQISHLNGMYHLTRSLDRTRLVVSNDGWEHATTDLLTIHDYESSGEVLTERYATLASTLAARPAKRDLYVRGVEHAGQPILLTEFGGVAYKKSAQEGWGYSTAGDEADFIDRLAAIMTAVYKSPVLQGFCYTQLTDVEQEINGLLTYDRQPKAPLETIARLISGQA